A genome region from Macaca nemestrina isolate mMacNem1 chromosome 20, mMacNem.hap1, whole genome shotgun sequence includes the following:
- the LOC105495338 gene encoding SERTA domain-containing protein 1 yields the protein MLSKGLKRKREEEEEKEPLAVDAWWLDPGHASVAQAPPAVASSSLFDLSVLKLHHSLQQSEPDLRHLVLVVNTLRRIQASMAPAAALPPVPSPPAAPSVADNLLASSDAALSASMASLLEDLSHIEGLSQAPQPLADEGPPGRSIGGAAPSLGALDLLGPATGCLLDDGLEGLFEDIDTSMYDNELWAPASEGLKPGPEDGPGKEEAPELDEAELDYLMDVLVGTQALERPPGPGR from the coding sequence ATGCTGAGCAAGGGTCTGAAGCGGAaacgggaggaggaggaggagaaggaaccTCTGGCAGTCGACGCCTGGTGGCTGGATCCTGGCCACGCATCGGTGGCACAGGCACCCCCAGCTGTGGCCTCTAGCTCCCTCTTTGACCTCTCGGTGCTCAAGCTCCACCACAGCCTGCAGCAGAGTGAGCCGGACCTGCGGCACCTGGTGCTGGTGGTGAACACTCTGCGGCGCATCCAGGCGTCCATGGCCCCCGCGGCTGCTCTGCCACCTGTGCCCAGCCCACCTGCTGCCCCCAGTGTGGCCGACAACCTACTGGCAAGCTCAGACGCTGCCCTCTCAGCCTCCATGGCCAGCCTCCTGGAGGACCTCAGCCACATTGAGGGCCTGAGTCAGGCTCCCCAACCCCTAGCAGACGAGGGGCCACCAGGCCGTAGCATCGGGGGAGCTGCGCCCAGCCTGGGTGCCTTGGACCTGCTGGGCCCAGCCACTGGCTGTCTACTGGACGATGGGCTCGAGGGCCTGTTTGAGGATATTGACACCTCTATGTATGACAATGAACTTTGGGCACCAGCCTCTGAGGGCCTCAAACCAGGTCCTGAGGATGGGCCGGGCAAAGAGGAAGCTCCGGAGCTGGACGAGGCCGAACTGGACTACCTCATGGACGTGCTGGTGGGCACACAGGCACTGGAGCGGCCGCCGGGGCCAGGGCGCTGA